The Gordonia sp. KTR9 genome contains a region encoding:
- the typA gene encoding translational GTPase TypA, translated as MSAAPTFRNVAIVAHVDHGKTTLVDAMLRQSGVFGERAEVVDRVMDSGDLEREKGITILAKNTAVHRRQPDGTEVVINVIDTPGHADFGGEVERGLSMVDGVVLLVDASEGPLPQTRFVLRKALAAELPVIVVVNKTDRPDARIQEVVDETQDLLLDLASDLSDEAAKAAELVLELPVLYASGRAGKCSTVQPANGEVPSGENLDDFFNVLLEHVPAPKGDPEAPLQAHVTNLDASAFLGRLALVRIHNGTLRKGQQVAWCREVDGEAVVERAKITELLATVGVERAPAESASAGDIVAVAGMPEIMIGDTLADVDNPQPLPRITVDEPAISVTIGTNSSPLAGRVSGHKLTARMVKSRLDAELVGNVSLRVLDIGRPDAWEVQGRGELALAILVEQMRREGFELTVGKPQVVTRKVDGKVQEPFEHLTVDVPEEYLGAVTQLLAARKGRMEQMNNHGTGWVRMEFIVPSRGLIGFRTDFLTETRGTGIANAVFDGYDAWAGEIRARHTGSLVSDRAGTVTPFAMIQLADRGTFFVNPGDDSYEGHVVGINPRQEDLDINVTREKKLTNMRQSSADVMETLAKPMQLDLEAAMEFCAADECVEVTPEVVRVRKVHLDSNTRARERSRAKSRDAAVGS; from the coding sequence GTGAGCGCTGCCCCCACCTTCCGCAACGTCGCGATCGTCGCGCACGTCGACCACGGAAAGACCACACTCGTCGACGCCATGCTGCGCCAGTCCGGCGTCTTCGGCGAGCGCGCCGAGGTCGTCGACCGGGTGATGGACTCCGGTGACCTCGAACGTGAAAAGGGCATCACCATCCTCGCCAAGAACACCGCGGTCCACCGGCGCCAGCCGGACGGCACCGAGGTCGTCATCAACGTCATCGACACCCCCGGCCACGCCGACTTCGGTGGTGAGGTCGAGCGCGGTCTGTCGATGGTCGACGGTGTGGTGCTCCTCGTCGACGCCTCCGAGGGCCCGCTGCCGCAGACGCGCTTCGTGCTCCGCAAGGCGCTGGCCGCCGAGCTGCCGGTGATCGTCGTCGTCAACAAGACCGACCGTCCCGACGCCCGCATCCAGGAGGTCGTCGACGAGACGCAGGACCTGCTGCTCGATCTGGCCTCGGACCTCAGCGACGAGGCCGCCAAGGCCGCCGAGCTGGTCCTCGAACTCCCGGTGCTCTACGCCTCGGGCCGCGCGGGCAAGTGCAGCACCGTCCAGCCCGCCAACGGCGAGGTCCCGTCGGGGGAGAACCTCGACGACTTCTTCAACGTCCTGCTCGAGCACGTCCCGGCGCCCAAGGGTGACCCGGAGGCCCCGTTGCAGGCGCACGTGACCAACCTCGACGCCTCGGCGTTCCTGGGTCGTCTGGCGCTCGTCCGCATCCACAACGGCACCCTGCGCAAGGGTCAGCAGGTGGCCTGGTGCCGCGAGGTCGACGGCGAGGCCGTCGTCGAACGCGCCAAGATCACCGAACTCCTCGCCACCGTCGGCGTCGAGCGGGCACCGGCCGAGTCGGCATCGGCCGGCGACATCGTCGCCGTCGCCGGTATGCCGGAGATCATGATCGGCGACACGCTGGCCGACGTCGACAACCCGCAGCCGCTCCCGCGGATCACCGTGGACGAGCCCGCCATCTCGGTGACGATCGGAACCAACTCGTCGCCGCTGGCCGGCCGCGTCTCGGGTCACAAGCTGACCGCCCGCATGGTCAAGTCGCGCCTGGACGCCGAGCTGGTCGGCAATGTCTCGCTGCGCGTGCTCGACATCGGCCGCCCGGACGCCTGGGAGGTGCAGGGACGTGGTGAGCTCGCGCTGGCGATCCTCGTCGAGCAGATGCGCCGCGAGGGTTTCGAGCTGACCGTCGGCAAGCCCCAGGTGGTCACGCGCAAGGTCGACGGCAAGGTGCAGGAGCCCTTCGAACACCTGACCGTCGACGTCCCCGAGGAGTACCTCGGTGCGGTGACCCAGCTGCTGGCCGCCCGCAAGGGCCGCATGGAGCAGATGAACAACCACGGCACCGGGTGGGTCCGGATGGAGTTCATCGTTCCCTCACGAGGCCTGATCGGTTTCCGCACCGACTTCCTCACCGAGACGCGCGGCACCGGTATCGCCAACGCCGTCTTCGACGGATACGACGCCTGGGCCGGCGAGATCCGCGCCCGCCACACCGGCTCGCTCGTCAGCGACCGCGCCGGCACGGTGACCCCGTTCGCGATGATCCAACTGGCCGATCGCGGCACGTTCTTCGTCAACCCGGGCGACGACAGCTACGAGGGTCACGTCGTGGGTATCAACCCGCGTCAGGAAGACCTCGACATCAACGTCACCCGCGAGAAGAAGCTGACCAACATGCGGCAGTCCTCGGCCGACGTGATGGAGACCCTCGCCAAGCCGATGCAGCTCGACCTCGAGGCGGCGATGGAGTTCTGTGCCGCCGACGAGTGTGTCGAGGTGACCCCGGAGGTCGTGCGGGTGCGTAAGGTGCACCTCGACTCGAACACGCGGGCACGTGAGCGTTCGCGGGCAAAGTCCCGAGACGCCGCCGTCGGATCCTGA
- a CDS encoding EamA family transporter encodes MAVPVTRRDLLVPPGLMIVGATSMYLGAAVAVGLFDVIAPAAVAWLRIAGAALVLLLWVRPPRTAWRWGRLRLAACFGLITAGMNIAFYEALAHLPLGTTVALEFLGPIVVAALGSATRRDVAALVLAAVGVVLIADVRWSGTAIGVVLALTAAACWAGYIVLGKRVAARGAGVEDLATGFAVAALLTAPLAWWVADAVREGAALPVVLAQGLLLGIASTAVPYALDQVVLRRVGQARFAILLALLPVTASVIGLLALGQVPRPLEAVGIAFVAVAVAVRSVDDDRLAEREGDIPPG; translated from the coding sequence GTGGCCGTGCCGGTGACGCGACGCGACCTGCTCGTCCCGCCGGGTCTGATGATCGTCGGTGCGACGTCGATGTACCTCGGGGCGGCTGTCGCCGTGGGCCTGTTCGATGTCATCGCCCCGGCCGCGGTCGCCTGGTTGCGGATCGCCGGGGCGGCCCTGGTGTTGCTGCTGTGGGTGCGGCCGCCCCGGACCGCGTGGCGCTGGGGGCGACTGCGCCTCGCGGCCTGTTTCGGGCTGATCACCGCGGGGATGAACATCGCGTTCTACGAGGCGCTCGCGCATCTGCCGCTGGGAACGACCGTCGCCCTGGAGTTCCTGGGGCCGATCGTGGTGGCCGCGTTGGGCTCGGCGACGCGTCGCGATGTCGCCGCCCTCGTCCTGGCGGCGGTCGGCGTGGTCCTGATCGCCGATGTCCGGTGGTCGGGAACGGCGATCGGCGTCGTCCTGGCGCTCACCGCGGCCGCCTGCTGGGCGGGGTACATCGTCCTGGGCAAGCGCGTGGCGGCGCGAGGCGCCGGCGTCGAGGATCTGGCGACGGGTTTCGCGGTGGCCGCGTTGCTCACCGCGCCGCTCGCGTGGTGGGTGGCCGACGCGGTGCGCGAGGGTGCTGCGCTGCCGGTCGTGCTGGCCCAGGGCCTCCTGCTGGGCATCGCGTCGACCGCGGTGCCGTACGCCCTGGACCAGGTGGTGCTGCGGCGGGTCGGCCAGGCGAGGTTCGCCATTCTGCTCGCGCTGCTACCGGTGACCGCGTCGGTGATCGGCCTGCTCGCGCTGGGACAGGTCCCGCGGCCGCTCGAGGCGGTCGGGATCGCGTTCGTCGCGGTGGCCGTCGCGGTCCGATCGGTCGACGACGACCGGCTCGCCGAACGCGAGGGGGACATCCCGCCGGGGTGA
- a CDS encoding ABC transporter ATP-binding protein translates to MTSGNSLEVSDLTVAYGGDTVIDGLSWRIGGEGSLVTAILGPSGCGKSTLIRAIAGLESPVRGTVRFGGVDLAGVEVHRRDFGVVFQDGQLFGGRSVASNIGYGLRMRRWSRRAIAERVGEMLDVVGLAGYDTRLVDTLSGGQAQRVALARALAPRPRLLLLDEPLAALDRRMRDELAVEISEIVRAAGVPTMVVTHDHTEAATMADEIAVMRDGVMIQTDAPAALWRRPVDEWTARFLGATTVIDAQVRSGVADTVLGGMPLDLPDGSRRLGLRPESVSVGPLSSGEVEDAAATVVLVAELPAGPRVRIDTPIGEIDAVTNTSVAIGDRVRMRLVPERVAVIGP, encoded by the coding sequence GTGACCTCGGGGAATTCATTGGAAGTCAGTGACCTCACCGTCGCCTATGGGGGTGACACCGTCATCGACGGCCTGTCCTGGCGCATCGGGGGAGAGGGTTCGCTCGTGACCGCGATCCTCGGCCCGTCGGGGTGCGGAAAGTCCACACTGATCCGGGCGATCGCCGGGCTCGAGTCACCGGTCCGGGGAACCGTGCGGTTCGGCGGTGTCGACCTCGCCGGTGTCGAGGTCCATCGCCGGGACTTCGGCGTCGTCTTCCAGGACGGGCAATTGTTCGGCGGACGCAGCGTCGCGTCGAACATCGGATACGGACTCCGGATGCGGCGCTGGTCGCGCCGCGCCATCGCCGAACGAGTCGGCGAGATGCTCGACGTCGTCGGCCTCGCCGGCTACGACACGCGTCTCGTCGACACCCTGTCGGGCGGCCAGGCGCAGCGGGTCGCACTTGCGCGCGCGCTGGCCCCCCGCCCGCGTCTGCTGTTGCTCGACGAGCCGCTCGCGGCCCTCGATCGTCGTATGAGAGATGAACTGGCCGTGGAGATCTCAGAGATCGTCCGAGCGGCAGGCGTCCCGACGATGGTGGTCACGCACGACCATACCGAAGCCGCGACCATGGCCGACGAGATCGCGGTGATGCGGGACGGGGTGATGATCCAGACCGACGCCCCGGCGGCGCTGTGGCGACGCCCGGTCGACGAGTGGACCGCGCGATTCCTCGGCGCCACCACCGTCATCGACGCCCAGGTCCGGTCGGGCGTGGCCGACACCGTGCTCGGTGGGATGCCGCTGGACCTTCCCGACGGCTCCCGCAGGCTCGGTCTGAGGCCCGAGTCGGTGTCGGTCGGCCCACTGTCCTCCGGAGAGGTCGAGGACGCGGCGGCGACCGTCGTGCTCGTCGCCGAACTCCCGGCCGGTCCGCGGGTGCGCATCGACACCCCGATCGGCGAGATCGACGCCGTGACGAACACTTCGGTGGCCATCGGTGACCGGGTGCGGATGCGTCTGGTGCCCGAGCGGGTCGCGGTGATCGGGCCGTGA
- a CDS encoding ABC transporter permease: MTRAATAVTRTTRAAGPVALWVIPAVFIVVLFAWPVVALVRRAVSIARDSGTGLGELLERTDALGLLGVTLGQAAASTVLALAAAAPIAWLFARVRGTTAVVLAVVVTVPFVLPTVVVGVAFRSLLSGPLAFLHIESGLPAVLAAHVFINVAVVVRVVGAAWRNLDPRLLEAARSLGASRIRATLTVVVPRLVPAIASAAALIFLFCSTSFGVVIILGAGELRTLETEIYTQAIGYFRIPEAVALSMLQIVVVLAALLLTRVFADPAGRGSGGAGRRTERDRRVAGGRWTRPAVWAVGVWTALLLVGPVLVLVVRSVRPVAHGDWTLAGYRALAEPVNGVTPLESLRYSLVTATAATAIALAVGTLAAVALHRAHGLVGAIGSAISLVPLGISAVTLGFGYLIVLASLPYEIAASPAVIPLVQALIAIPVVIRIMMPALESVPARLRHAAATLGARPIRVFATVDLPIVGRSIGAAGGFAFVMALGEFGATSFLARADTTTLPVLIGSALNRPGADNLATAMAASVVLVVATVLAVVVVEAFRPRLEVPLL; this comes from the coding sequence GTGACCCGAGCCGCGACGGCGGTGACCCGAACCACCCGGGCTGCCGGACCGGTGGCGCTGTGGGTGATCCCGGCTGTGTTCATCGTGGTGCTGTTCGCGTGGCCGGTCGTCGCGCTCGTCCGGCGCGCCGTGTCGATCGCCCGCGACTCGGGGACCGGCCTGGGCGAACTGCTCGAACGCACCGACGCGCTGGGACTTCTCGGCGTCACCCTGGGGCAGGCGGCGGCCTCGACCGTCCTGGCACTCGCCGCCGCGGCACCCATCGCGTGGTTGTTCGCCCGGGTCCGCGGGACCACCGCGGTCGTCCTCGCCGTCGTGGTCACGGTGCCGTTCGTGCTGCCGACGGTCGTCGTCGGCGTGGCGTTCCGCTCACTGCTGTCCGGCCCGTTGGCATTCCTGCACATCGAGTCCGGGCTACCGGCCGTGCTCGCGGCGCATGTCTTCATCAACGTCGCCGTCGTCGTGCGCGTCGTCGGCGCAGCCTGGCGCAACCTCGACCCACGGCTGCTGGAGGCGGCACGGTCGCTCGGCGCGAGCCGGATACGGGCGACGCTGACCGTGGTCGTGCCGCGACTCGTGCCCGCGATCGCCTCGGCCGCAGCGCTCATCTTTCTCTTCTGCTCCACCAGTTTCGGTGTCGTGATCATCCTCGGCGCCGGTGAGCTGCGCACCCTGGAGACCGAGATCTACACCCAGGCCATCGGGTACTTCCGGATCCCCGAGGCGGTCGCGCTGTCGATGCTGCAGATCGTCGTGGTCCTCGCCGCGCTGCTGCTGACGCGGGTGTTCGCCGACCCGGCGGGCCGAGGATCGGGTGGCGCCGGGCGACGGACCGAACGCGACCGCAGGGTCGCCGGCGGCCGGTGGACGCGGCCGGCCGTCTGGGCGGTCGGGGTGTGGACGGCGCTGCTCCTCGTCGGGCCCGTCCTGGTGCTGGTGGTGCGGTCGGTCCGGCCGGTCGCGCACGGCGACTGGACGCTCGCCGGTTATCGCGCACTGGCCGAACCGGTCAATGGCGTGACACCGCTGGAGAGTCTGCGCTATTCATTGGTGACCGCAACCGCGGCGACCGCGATCGCTCTGGCGGTCGGGACCCTCGCCGCCGTCGCGTTGCACCGGGCACACGGGCTGGTCGGGGCGATCGGGTCGGCCATCTCGCTCGTGCCACTCGGGATCAGTGCTGTCACACTGGGATTCGGATACCTGATCGTGCTGGCATCGCTACCGTACGAGATCGCTGCGTCACCCGCGGTCATCCCGCTCGTCCAGGCGCTCATCGCCATACCGGTGGTCATCCGCATCATGATGCCCGCCCTCGAATCGGTTCCCGCCCGGCTCCGGCATGCGGCGGCGACGTTGGGGGCCAGACCGATTCGGGTGTTCGCCACGGTCGACCTGCCGATCGTCGGCAGGTCGATCGGAGCAGCCGGCGGTTTCGCCTTCGTCATGGCCCTGGGCGAGTTCGGCGCCACCAGCTTTCTCGCACGCGCCGACACGACCACCCTGCCCGTGCTGATCGGGTCCGCCCTGAACCGGCCGGGCGCCGACAACCTCGCGACCGCCATGGCCGCCTCGGTGGTCCTGGTCGTCGCGACGGTGCTCGCCGTCGTCGTGGTCGAGGCGTTCCGTCCGCGCTTGGAGGTTCCACTGCTGTGA
- a CDS encoding thiamine ABC transporter substrate-binding protein, which yields MNELRTDGLPGRRRGRSRLTRAVVAAAAIALVATTASACADDSSSGAEVTLLTHDSFELPESVLDAFRQETGLTLKIVKSGDAGQLASTVSLTPGAPKGDAVFGIDNTFASRPIDAGALESYESPAAADGAADYAVPGAEGQLTAVDRGDVCLNVDDGWFESRSLTPPASFRDLTRPEFAALTVVTDPATSSPGTAFLLTTVGALGNGWQDYWKQVVGGGATVVSGWEVAYNQLFTAGEGRGDKPIVLSYASSPAATPGTSALLDSCFPQVEYIGVLKGTRNSTGARKLVDFMLSPTVQKELPSSMYVYPVQRDTPLPEGWPARAEVPAWMSSLPPATIAENREMWLDQWRAAVGR from the coding sequence GTGAACGAGCTGCGCACCGACGGCTTGCCGGGTCGTCGACGCGGGAGATCGCGACTGACGCGCGCGGTCGTCGCCGCGGCCGCGATCGCACTGGTGGCGACGACCGCGAGTGCATGCGCCGACGACTCGTCGTCGGGTGCCGAGGTCACGCTGCTCACCCACGACTCCTTCGAGCTTCCCGAGTCGGTGCTCGACGCGTTCCGCCAGGAGACCGGTCTGACCCTGAAGATCGTGAAATCCGGCGATGCGGGGCAATTGGCGTCGACGGTGTCACTGACACCGGGCGCACCCAAAGGGGACGCGGTCTTCGGCATCGACAACACCTTCGCCTCACGGCCGATCGACGCCGGCGCCCTGGAGTCCTACGAGTCGCCCGCCGCGGCCGACGGTGCCGCGGACTATGCGGTGCCCGGCGCGGAGGGGCAGCTGACGGCTGTCGACCGGGGCGACGTGTGCCTCAACGTCGACGACGGGTGGTTCGAATCCAGGTCGCTGACCCCGCCCGCGAGTTTTCGCGACCTGACCCGGCCGGAGTTCGCCGCGCTCACCGTGGTGACCGACCCCGCGACATCGTCACCGGGTACGGCGTTCCTGCTCACCACGGTCGGTGCGCTCGGAAACGGCTGGCAGGACTACTGGAAACAGGTCGTCGGTGGCGGTGCGACGGTCGTCTCGGGGTGGGAGGTCGCCTACAACCAGCTCTTCACCGCCGGCGAGGGCCGCGGCGACAAACCCATCGTGCTGTCCTATGCCTCGTCGCCGGCGGCCACGCCCGGGACGAGCGCGCTGCTGGACAGCTGCTTCCCCCAGGTCGAGTACATCGGCGTCCTGAAGGGCACCCGGAACTCCACCGGCGCACGTAAACTCGTCGACTTCATGCTCAGTCCCACTGTGCAGAAAGAACTTCCGTCGTCGATGTACGTCTACCCGGTGCAGCGCGACACGCCGCTCCCGGAAGGGTGGCCGGCGCGCGCGGAGGTGCCCGCCTGGATGTCGTCGCTGCCGCCCGCCACGATCGCGGAGAACCGCGAGATGTGGCTCGATCAGTGGCGTGCCGCGGTCGGCCGGTGA
- a CDS encoding Rv1157c family protein, whose protein sequence is MRFSRPPRLRPGNAPHRIRTRRLLVAVSALAVATSLALPVAAQAAPAPKVDQRVLDSLGAFAPAIIGSVATPGPDGKVSADLLRQAQSFANTPGMPGEVSKIWRSIADFLGEPGRKQAARELAAERKPGDPEIPQGPNAPKIQEFLYPTFGLGCIPGGGSLGRALVTAGPQEAPAPGPKRGESGYVYTSLGTGPAIDNKAAPLTVSWFNVDTGRTGMTTLKRNPKINVQEGPGTFTGISRTGKGRVISAIHGNVTTKTKGKVVSCTIVPVIGLAII, encoded by the coding sequence GTGCGTTTCTCCCGGCCACCGAGGTTGCGGCCCGGCAATGCCCCGCATCGAATCCGGACTCGTCGCCTCCTCGTCGCCGTGTCGGCGCTGGCGGTGGCCACCTCGCTCGCCCTGCCGGTTGCCGCACAGGCCGCACCAGCCCCGAAGGTCGATCAGCGCGTTCTGGACTCGCTCGGCGCGTTCGCACCCGCGATCATCGGTTCGGTGGCGACACCCGGACCCGACGGCAAGGTCTCGGCCGATCTGCTCCGTCAGGCCCAGTCGTTCGCCAACACTCCCGGGATGCCCGGCGAGGTCAGCAAGATCTGGCGCTCGATCGCCGACTTCCTGGGCGAACCCGGCCGCAAGCAGGCCGCGCGTGAACTCGCCGCCGAGCGCAAGCCCGGCGACCCGGAGATCCCGCAGGGCCCGAACGCCCCGAAGATCCAGGAATTCCTCTACCCGACCTTCGGCCTCGGCTGCATCCCGGGTGGCGGTTCGCTCGGGCGCGCCCTGGTCACCGCGGGACCGCAGGAGGCCCCGGCTCCCGGCCCCAAGCGCGGCGAGAGCGGCTACGTCTACACCTCGCTCGGCACCGGCCCGGCCATCGACAACAAGGCCGCACCCCTCACGGTGAGCTGGTTCAACGTCGACACCGGCCGCACGGGCATGACGACGCTGAAGCGCAATCCCAAGATCAACGTCCAGGAGGGACCCGGCACCTTCACCGGTATCTCGCGGACCGGCAAGGGCCGTGTCATCTCGGCGATCCACGGCAACGTGACCACCAAGACGAAGGGCAAGGTCGTCTCCTGCACGATCGTCCCGGTCATCGGACTCGCGATCATCTGA
- a CDS encoding GAP family protein: MGPVLGELLPLAVGVAVSPIPIIAAILMLLGRHARTTSIGFAVGWLVGIVVAVVVFVALGNAVDIGGSSSGTGWVKIALGGVLLVVGLRQWRSRDAVSATPKWMSAIDEMRPLTALGIAFALAAINPKNLVLCAAAGVTIASGALSASGDVVAVAVFALLASTSVVVPVVGFQVAAAHLRGPLDRLKSWLQANNATVMAVLILVIGIVLIGKGVGAASG, encoded by the coding sequence ATGGGACCCGTGCTCGGTGAGCTGTTACCCCTTGCGGTCGGTGTCGCGGTGTCGCCGATCCCGATCATCGCGGCGATCCTCATGCTCCTGGGCCGCCACGCGCGCACGACGAGTATCGGGTTCGCGGTCGGATGGCTCGTCGGCATCGTCGTCGCGGTGGTCGTGTTCGTGGCGCTCGGCAATGCCGTCGACATCGGCGGTTCGTCGTCGGGCACCGGCTGGGTCAAGATCGCGCTCGGCGGTGTGTTGCTCGTCGTCGGCCTGCGTCAGTGGCGTTCGCGAGACGCGGTGTCCGCGACGCCGAAATGGATGTCGGCGATCGACGAGATGCGGCCGCTGACCGCGCTGGGAATCGCGTTCGCGCTGGCGGCGATCAATCCGAAGAACCTCGTACTCTGCGCGGCGGCGGGGGTCACGATCGCCTCCGGCGCGCTGTCGGCGTCCGGCGACGTCGTCGCCGTTGCGGTGTTCGCACTTCTGGCCTCGACCTCGGTCGTGGTGCCCGTCGTCGGTTTCCAGGTCGCGGCGGCACACCTGCGCGGCCCCCTCGACCGCCTGAAGTCGTGGCTGCAGGCGAACAATGCGACCGTGATGGCGGTGCTGATCCTGGTGATCGGAATCGTGTTGATCGGCAAGGGAGTCGGCGCGGCGAGCGGATAG